The proteins below are encoded in one region of Tolumonas auensis DSM 9187:
- the thiM gene encoding hydroxyethylthiazole kinase — MPQALPATIVATHLERIRRSVPLTHVITNDVVTGFTANVLLALGAAPAMITAPEEAGSFAAIASVLSVNVGTLTSAQAATIRIAVQSANQAGTPWVLDPVAAGVLPYRTELCRELLQQHPAAIRGNASEIMALAGQAAAGKGVDSANQSDQAIEAAQVLAKSSGAIVAVTGEIDYITDGERVVSIKAGDPLMTRVTGTGCALSSVVAAFIAGCEEKDRLDAVASACAVMAIAGQRAAAKAKGPGSFVPAFLDNLYLLDAVTIAEALA, encoded by the coding sequence ATGCCGCAAGCTCTGCCCGCAACGATTGTTGCTACCCATCTCGAACGAATTCGCCGATCTGTACCCCTCACCCATGTCATCACCAACGATGTCGTGACCGGTTTTACCGCCAATGTATTACTGGCTCTGGGTGCGGCTCCCGCCATGATCACCGCCCCCGAAGAAGCTGGCAGCTTTGCGGCTATCGCGTCTGTACTTTCTGTTAATGTGGGCACGCTGACATCCGCTCAGGCCGCGACCATCCGCATCGCCGTTCAGTCGGCGAATCAAGCTGGCACACCATGGGTGCTGGATCCCGTTGCAGCAGGTGTTTTGCCTTACAGAACTGAATTATGCCGTGAACTGCTGCAACAACACCCGGCAGCCATTCGTGGTAACGCTTCAGAAATCATGGCGCTGGCGGGTCAGGCTGCTGCAGGTAAAGGTGTCGATAGCGCCAACCAGAGCGATCAGGCCATTGAGGCGGCACAGGTACTGGCCAAAAGCAGCGGTGCCATTGTCGCCGTCACAGGTGAAATTGATTACATCACCGATGGTGAGCGTGTCGTCAGTATCAAAGCCGGTGACCCGCTGATGACCCGCGTGACCGGCACCGGCTGTGCGCTTTCCAGCGTCGTCGCGGCTTTTATCGCCGGGTGTGAAGAAAAAGACCGGTTAGATGCTGTCGCCAGTGCGTGTGCGGTTATGGCAATTGCCGGACAACGTGCCGCAGCGAAAGCAAAAGGTCCGGGAAGTTTTGTACCGGCGTTTCTGGATAACCTTTATCTGCTGGATGCCGTGACCATCGCCGAGGCACTGGCATGA
- a CDS encoding DUF2750 domain-containing protein yields MTYPLSPEEFQTTLAQDAEQRYHHFLQQAVLHNEVWILKDDEGCVSLSTDDEECIPVWPHPDYAKAWAGNDFAACEPYAVPLKTWLDRWVKGMSEDGVAVAVFPLADADGVVEDPATMADDLLRKMAKLNRKK; encoded by the coding sequence ATGACCTATCCGCTATCCCCTGAAGAATTTCAAACCACCCTGGCTCAGGATGCAGAGCAACGTTACCACCATTTTTTACAGCAGGCTGTGCTGCACAATGAAGTTTGGATCCTCAAAGATGATGAGGGCTGTGTGTCACTATCAACTGATGATGAGGAATGTATTCCTGTCTGGCCGCATCCTGATTATGCCAAAGCCTGGGCTGGCAATGACTTTGCAGCGTGTGAACCTTATGCTGTTCCACTGAAAACCTGGCTGGATCGCTGGGTAAAGGGGATGAGTGAAGATGGGGTTGCGGTTGCGGTCTTTCCATTAGCGGATGCCGATGGTGTCGTCGAAGATCCGGCAACCATGGCCGATGATTTGCTGCGCAAGATGGCAAAACTGAATCGCAAGAAGTAA
- the thiE gene encoding thiamine phosphate synthase, translated as MKLDLSLYLVLDPVMCGGFDATIKLTQQVLDAGVTVIQLRAPQWKKRDWLRLSQQILPMSREARVPFLINDHIDIALACDADGVHLGQGDLPLAMARQLLGPDKILGLSISKAHHLQGDDCLLADYLGIGPVFPTGTKQDADPAIGLATFRDWMTQIHQPVVAIGGIGASETSDIIRAGADGIAVVSAICAVADPALATRTLGQLIHEARP; from the coding sequence ATGAAACTGGATTTATCCCTTTATCTGGTGCTGGACCCGGTGATGTGTGGCGGTTTTGACGCCACCATCAAGCTGACACAGCAAGTGCTGGATGCGGGTGTTACCGTTATCCAGTTACGGGCACCGCAGTGGAAAAAACGTGACTGGCTGCGATTATCACAGCAGATCCTGCCGATGAGCCGTGAAGCGCGGGTGCCGTTTCTGATCAATGATCATATCGATATTGCCCTGGCCTGTGATGCGGATGGCGTACACCTGGGACAAGGCGATCTGCCTCTGGCAATGGCGCGTCAGTTATTAGGACCCGACAAAATTCTGGGTCTTTCCATATCCAAAGCGCACCATCTGCAGGGTGATGATTGCCTGCTGGCTGATTATTTAGGTATCGGCCCGGTATTTCCGACCGGCACCAAGCAGGATGCGGATCCTGCTATCGGTTTAGCGACCTTCCGTGACTGGATGACCCAAATCCACCAGCCGGTGGTTGCAATCGGCGGGATCGGCGCCAGCGAAACTTCCGATATCATCCGGGCCGGAGCAGACGGGATTGCGGTGGTCTCCGCGATCTGTGCCGTAGCAGATCCGGCGCTGGCAACCCGCACATTAGGACAACTTATTCACGAGGCCAGACCATGA
- a CDS encoding ROK family protein, which yields MDINGKNRVVNLLRQHSHSRVELAKKTGLVKSSLTKITQQLLNDGIIEEIDVLQPKSRHRSDGRPQTLLQLKPRVNHSICFYVSTENICGNLIDQTNTIIDNYQQIWDLTRPESALSVEFFVDLIKKISIRLCEQNQLSLTEIKIITVATQGKLAQASGTVFYSQLFKDKHFNLTAAITAATGIESKIFNIAYCSSHRIQQLYPQHDSFITVLLGYGVGVGIVIDKQIILGPQGTAPEISHVTYSEHGPLCYCGARGCAETYLTYHAIIGKINKSDPQNFPRDTIAKQLEHINQELSRHNILCEQIIREVGRVLGHVLSQLITIFNIKTVILNGEISVFYPLLKEEIDTYLAGHSDYRYGAGSTHILREPDDNVAFQGLIELTNESYLV from the coding sequence ATGGATATCAATGGAAAAAACAGAGTAGTCAATCTGCTGAGACAGCATTCTCATTCCAGAGTGGAACTCGCAAAAAAAACGGGGCTGGTAAAGTCATCCTTAACCAAAATAACGCAGCAATTGCTGAATGATGGAATTATAGAAGAAATAGATGTTCTCCAGCCCAAATCTCGGCACAGATCAGATGGACGGCCACAGACACTATTACAGTTAAAGCCCCGGGTTAATCACAGCATCTGTTTTTACGTCTCCACAGAAAATATCTGCGGAAATCTGATCGATCAAACCAATACTATTATCGATAACTATCAACAGATCTGGGATTTAACCCGGCCAGAGAGCGCATTATCAGTAGAGTTTTTTGTTGATCTGATAAAAAAAATTTCCATTCGGCTCTGTGAGCAGAATCAGCTTTCACTAACAGAAATTAAAATTATTACTGTCGCCACGCAAGGAAAGCTGGCCCAGGCATCCGGGACAGTATTTTACAGTCAACTATTTAAAGATAAGCATTTTAATCTGACCGCAGCGATTACTGCAGCAACCGGTATTGAAAGCAAAATTTTTAATATCGCTTATTGCTCATCTCATCGCATCCAGCAGCTATATCCGCAGCATGACAGCTTTATTACCGTTCTTCTCGGTTATGGTGTCGGCGTTGGTATTGTCATTGATAAACAGATTATTCTGGGGCCTCAAGGGACTGCACCTGAAATCAGTCACGTTACTTATTCTGAACATGGGCCGCTTTGTTACTGTGGTGCCCGGGGTTGTGCTGAAACCTATCTGACCTATCACGCCATTATTGGCAAGATCAACAAATCGGATCCGCAGAATTTTCCGCGTGACACCATAGCGAAACAGCTTGAGCACATTAATCAGGAATTGAGTCGGCATAACATTTTGTGCGAACAGATTATTCGGGAAGTGGGAAGGGTATTGGGACATGTCTTGAGTCAGTTGATTACTATTTTTAATATCAAGACTGTCATTCTGAACGGTGAAATCAGCGTCTTCTATCCATTACTCAAGGAAGAGATTGACACTTATCTGGCCGGGCACAGTGATTATCGCTATGGTGCGGGATCTACCCATATTCTGCGGGAACCTGATGATAATGTGGCTTTTCAGGGGCTGATTGAACTGACCAACGAATCCTATCTGGTATGA